The Edaphobacter sp. 12200R-103 genome contains a region encoding:
- a CDS encoding sugar phosphate isomerase/epimerase: protein MNRYLSRRTFLSQSALAAASLATMPAFAAQKKRKIHLGHTGITWRNAEVDQAIESVSSSGFYGFETFGEVLARAEEHGGLRTVLKKNNIPLISGYCTINLTDPEKKKDELDKAVRWCGLIKKNGGRVFVVGPNQVPRQTYDFAANKSNIISTLNELSKTVTDQGLTPVLHQHTGTCIESRDETYAVLDAVDTNHLKFGPDVGQLTKGGQDALKVVKDFLPLVQHMHLKDFNGKSDQLLGYCPLGQGQVDVAGILDVMEGRKISGMVMVELDNDFKGSPPVPPATLVKESRDYLRSIGVRFRA, encoded by the coding sequence TTGAATCGCTATCTGAGTCGCCGTACATTTCTTTCACAAAGCGCCCTGGCCGCGGCCAGCTTGGCGACGATGCCAGCCTTTGCTGCCCAGAAGAAGAGGAAAATCCACTTGGGCCACACCGGAATCACCTGGCGGAATGCGGAGGTCGATCAGGCGATCGAATCGGTTTCTTCTTCAGGATTTTACGGCTTTGAGACCTTTGGTGAAGTCCTTGCGCGAGCGGAAGAGCACGGAGGGCTTCGGACGGTCCTGAAGAAGAACAACATTCCGCTGATCTCGGGGTATTGCACGATCAATCTGACCGACCCGGAAAAGAAAAAGGATGAACTGGACAAGGCGGTTCGATGGTGCGGACTGATTAAGAAAAATGGGGGGAGAGTTTTTGTCGTCGGCCCCAATCAGGTTCCCCGCCAGACGTACGATTTTGCAGCGAATAAATCAAACATTATCAGCACGTTGAATGAGCTTTCCAAGACCGTGACCGATCAGGGGTTGACGCCGGTGCTGCACCAGCACACCGGAACCTGTATTGAATCGCGGGATGAAACCTACGCAGTTCTGGATGCAGTTGATACCAATCATCTGAAGTTTGGTCCGGATGTCGGACAACTTACCAAGGGCGGACAGGACGCTCTGAAGGTAGTGAAGGACTTCCTGCCGCTGGTCCAGCATATGCATCTCAAAGATTTCAACGGAAAAAGCGATCAACTGCTGGGCTATTGCCCCCTGGGACAGGGCCAGGTCGATGTCGCCGGAATTCTGGATGTGATGGAAGGCCGGAAGATTAGTGGTATGGTAATGGTCGAGCTTGATAATGACTTCAAAGGTTCACCGCCGGTGCCTCCCGCAACCCTGGTAAAGGAGAGCCGGGATTACCTGCGGTCGATTGGAGTCAGATTCCGGGCGTGA
- a CDS encoding SDR family NAD(P)-dependent oxidoreductase, translating into MPDYSSFGLEGKIAVVTGASQGIGRAIALGLAQAGAHLVLAKYPGPRMDDIRELQREIEALGRKALIVVTDVNKVEDCRSLIDRTVAEFGRVDILVNNASWTGTGDAVDVTEEEYDKTFDATVKSVFFASQAAGRVMLKQGGGRIIHIGSNFGEIAFKKRAVYAAAKAAVHHMAKALSLEWAHQGVLVNTVAPCITETDSRKNILERPGYREWATQEMIPRGRWNQPEDLVGAVLFLSSNFADMIVGHTLMVDGGWTIH; encoded by the coding sequence TTGCCCGACTATTCCAGCTTCGGCCTCGAAGGCAAAATCGCAGTCGTTACGGGAGCATCGCAGGGCATAGGGCGAGCCATTGCGCTTGGTCTTGCGCAAGCGGGCGCTCACCTTGTGCTCGCAAAATATCCGGGGCCTCGCATGGACGATATCAGGGAGTTGCAGCGGGAGATCGAGGCGCTCGGGAGAAAGGCCCTGATCGTCGTCACCGATGTCAACAAGGTCGAGGACTGCCGCTCTTTGATAGATCGCACGGTCGCCGAATTCGGGCGCGTCGACATTCTCGTCAACAATGCCAGCTGGACCGGAACCGGCGATGCCGTGGACGTCACCGAAGAAGAATACGACAAGACCTTCGATGCCACGGTCAAGAGCGTCTTCTTCGCTTCGCAGGCAGCTGGACGCGTCATGTTGAAGCAGGGCGGCGGCCGCATCATTCATATCGGATCGAACTTTGGAGAGATCGCCTTTAAAAAGAGGGCGGTTTACGCCGCGGCAAAGGCTGCGGTGCACCACATGGCGAAGGCGCTTTCGCTCGAGTGGGCCCATCAGGGAGTGCTTGTCAACACGGTGGCGCCCTGCATCACGGAGACGGACTCGCGCAAAAACATCCTGGAGCGCCCCGGCTACAGGGAATGGGCAACGCAGGAGATGATTCCGAGGGGCCGGTGGAATCAGCCGGAAGATCTGGTCGGCGCTGTCCTTTTTCTTTCCAGCAACTTTGCCGACATGATCGTCGGACATACCCTGATGGTGGATGGCGGTTGGACGATTCACTAA
- a CDS encoding SDR family NAD(P)-dependent oxidoreductase, whose translation MKLKGKVAVVTGAGQGIGRGIAEAFADQGADVVINDLTVDSRTDEVLKNIQSKGRRAVVIGGNVSLREDVERLFDQAWDALGPVDILVNNAGIETIVPFIELTDKQWEDVTNTNLKSEWMCSQAFCKRLIAEGRKGAIVNIGSIQAARVLPGRTHYAPSKLAIEAMTRNISAEVGSYGIRVNCIHPGLIETPMIRWVLESPDILPHVVAQISLGRPGLPCEIGSVAAFLASDEAAYVTGQALYVDGGWVGK comes from the coding sequence ATGAAGCTGAAGGGAAAAGTCGCAGTTGTTACAGGTGCCGGCCAGGGGATAGGCCGCGGCATCGCTGAAGCCTTCGCCGACCAGGGAGCCGATGTCGTCATCAATGACCTCACGGTTGATTCCCGTACGGATGAAGTCCTTAAAAATATTCAGAGCAAAGGCCGGCGTGCTGTCGTTATCGGAGGCAACGTCTCGTTGCGCGAAGACGTGGAACGTCTCTTTGATCAGGCATGGGATGCCCTCGGCCCTGTCGATATCCTCGTCAATAATGCCGGCATCGAAACCATCGTTCCCTTCATCGAGCTTACGGACAAGCAGTGGGAAGACGTAACCAACACCAATCTGAAGAGCGAGTGGATGTGTTCGCAGGCCTTCTGCAAGCGTCTCATCGCGGAAGGGCGCAAAGGCGCCATCGTCAACATCGGATCCATCCAGGCAGCCCGCGTACTGCCCGGCCGCACCCATTACGCTCCCAGCAAGCTTGCCATCGAGGCGATGACCCGTAACATCTCCGCTGAAGTTGGCTCCTATGGCATCCGCGTCAACTGCATTCATCCCGGCCTGATCGAAACCCCCATGATCCGGTGGGTGCTTGAAAGCCCCGATATTCTTCCTCATGTTGTAGCGCAGATCTCGCTTGGACGCCCTGGCCTTCCCTGCGAGATCGGATCGGTAGCGGCATTCCTCGCCTCCGATGAGGCAGCCTACGTAACTGGCCAGGCTCTGTATGTCGATGGTGGGTGGGTGGGCAAGTAG
- a CDS encoding PQQ-binding-like beta-propeller repeat protein: protein MMQRISWKMQAGTWVLVVGAAAALYVRHPLQTVDAATAATRASNVSWTTYGGSNSDDQYSALKQINRTNAKDLKQVWFYPAGNNGFRYGSNPLVIDGVMYVYGKNNTVVALDATTGKEIWTYDTHNPRLISHRGMTYWESRDRSDRRILFSMNNFLHAIDARTGKDIQSFGKDGAVDLRQGLGREPSTMRQIQSNTPGRVFENLYITGAATGEEYESPPGDLRAFDVVTGKLVWQFHTIPHPGEMGYDTWPKDAYKYVGGTNNWGEFSIDEKRGIVYFPLGSPTYDFYGADRHGMNLFSDCLLALDARTGKYIWHFQTTHHDLWDYDLMTGPKLMTIKHDGKMVDVVVQAGKNGFVYVFDRTNGKPIWPIEERPVPKSDVPGEQSWPTQPFPIHIPPFARQKFTPDMVNPYISDPKEREEIREQIKAARQEGIFTPPSLATTMETPGNNGGANWGSASIDPATNTYYVVSKDAPSLLHLAPKPPKREIPGSPETKGMVVYLQNCQTCHGADRKGQPPAIPSLQGVMDRVGGDRVRNAVQNGMAPMPAFPDLDNADIDHLLAYLKSPEKANLPADVLARIMAPPKEAAEKLGPGGTRYWTGYGYMNSKEGLSAISPPWSTLTAYDMNKGEIKWQIPLGEVTELAEKGIRNTGSYWPRGGAVVTAGGLIIVGTRSDSKIHIYDKDTGKQITELKVAGGPEGIPTLYEVNGRQYIAMSARANSDRRVGDQPTANAKSGDPADQKQGYYVFALPERDVAKK from the coding sequence ATGATGCAACGAATTTCATGGAAGATGCAAGCGGGAACGTGGGTTCTCGTGGTTGGGGCGGCTGCGGCATTGTATGTTCGGCATCCCTTGCAGACGGTCGATGCGGCGACTGCTGCTACAAGAGCTTCGAATGTGTCGTGGACGACCTACGGCGGCTCGAACAGCGACGATCAGTACTCTGCGCTGAAGCAGATCAATCGCACAAATGCAAAGGACCTGAAGCAGGTCTGGTTTTACCCCGCGGGCAACAACGGCTTTCGCTACGGATCGAATCCGCTTGTCATCGACGGTGTGATGTATGTCTATGGCAAGAACAATACGGTGGTCGCGCTGGACGCAACAACCGGAAAAGAGATCTGGACCTATGACACGCATAATCCACGGCTGATCTCACACCGCGGAATGACGTATTGGGAGAGCAGGGACCGGTCGGACCGGCGCATTCTGTTTTCGATGAATAACTTTCTTCATGCGATCGATGCGCGTACGGGAAAGGACATTCAGAGCTTCGGGAAGGATGGAGCGGTCGACCTGAGGCAGGGATTGGGACGCGAGCCATCGACGATGCGGCAGATTCAGTCTAATACTCCGGGCCGCGTGTTCGAAAACCTGTACATCACAGGAGCCGCTACAGGCGAAGAGTATGAATCGCCTCCAGGAGACCTTCGCGCCTTCGATGTCGTGACAGGAAAGCTGGTCTGGCAGTTTCACACTATCCCGCACCCTGGAGAGATGGGTTATGACACATGGCCCAAAGATGCCTACAAGTATGTAGGCGGAACGAACAACTGGGGTGAGTTCTCCATCGACGAGAAGAGGGGGATTGTCTACTTCCCGCTCGGTTCGCCGACCTATGATTTTTATGGCGCGGACCGGCACGGGATGAATCTCTTTTCGGACTGTCTGCTGGCCCTCGATGCGCGTACAGGAAAGTACATCTGGCATTTCCAGACGACTCATCACGATCTTTGGGACTACGACCTGATGACGGGTCCGAAGCTGATGACCATCAAGCACGACGGGAAGATGGTCGATGTCGTTGTACAGGCGGGCAAGAATGGCTTTGTCTACGTCTTCGATCGGACGAACGGAAAACCGATCTGGCCGATTGAAGAGCGGCCCGTCCCGAAGTCTGACGTGCCTGGCGAACAGAGCTGGCCCACGCAGCCGTTCCCGATCCACATCCCGCCCTTTGCGCGTCAGAAGTTCACCCCTGATATGGTGAATCCCTATATCTCCGATCCCAAGGAGCGTGAGGAGATCCGGGAGCAGATAAAGGCTGCGAGACAGGAAGGGATCTTTACCCCGCCGAGCCTGGCGACCACGATGGAGACGCCGGGGAACAATGGTGGGGCAAACTGGGGATCGGCTTCGATCGATCCTGCCACCAATACCTATTATGTTGTCTCTAAAGATGCGCCTTCACTCCTCCATCTTGCGCCTAAGCCGCCGAAGCGCGAGATCCCAGGCTCTCCGGAGACGAAGGGGATGGTGGTCTATCTCCAGAACTGTCAGACCTGCCACGGGGCGGATCGCAAGGGCCAGCCACCGGCGATTCCATCACTTCAGGGAGTGATGGATCGTGTAGGAGGAGATCGTGTTCGCAATGCCGTACAGAACGGTATGGCGCCGATGCCGGCATTCCCTGATCTGGATAATGCCGATATCGATCATCTGCTGGCCTATCTGAAGTCTCCAGAAAAGGCGAATCTTCCGGCGGATGTCCTGGCGCGAATCATGGCTCCTCCAAAGGAGGCGGCAGAGAAGCTGGGGCCTGGCGGAACGCGGTATTGGACAGGATACGGGTACATGAACTCAAAGGAGGGACTCTCAGCCATTAGTCCTCCATGGTCGACCCTGACCGCCTATGACATGAACAAAGGCGAGATCAAGTGGCAGATTCCTCTGGGAGAAGTTACGGAACTGGCCGAGAAAGGCATTCGGAATACCGGAAGCTATTGGCCACGTGGAGGTGCTGTCGTCACTGCGGGCGGGCTCATTATTGTGGGGACCCGGTCCGATTCCAAGATACACATCTACGACAAAGACACGGGCAAGCAGATCACCGAGCTCAAGGTGGCCGGCGGACCTGAGGGGATTCCAACCCTCTATGAGGTAAACGGCAGACAGTACATTGCGATGAGTGCGCGTGCGAATTCCGACAGGAGAGTTGGCGATCAGCCGACTGCAAACGCGAAATCAGGAGATCCGGCAGATCAGAAGCAGGGATATTATGTCTTCGCACTGCCGGAGCGGGATGTGGCAAAGAAATAG